In Lolium rigidum isolate FL_2022 chromosome 3, APGP_CSIRO_Lrig_0.1, whole genome shotgun sequence, the genomic window GGATTGCCACAATGCCACCAAATATATATCCAAAATAACTGAGAGAGAGATCATTGTCCGGGATTCAAACCGGTTCCACCACTTTAAAGATGGTCACTGTTCTTGtggggatttttggtaaaatacaATATAATATTTTTGCTTGCACAACATTTTTTTTGTCAAATGATGTCAGCATTGATTTACAAATTAATTTTCGAATGAACTGAAATGGTTTACATATGTCAAAAGGTAGATGGAATGGTTTAATTAAGCAAAACTCCTCCCATTTAATCTTGAGCTAGTAATGTTTAACAGGGGAACATGCCTTTTGTTGTTTACCATTTTTAATTTATATAACAAGTTCATAAATTTCTCTCAACAACTTTAGACTTGTATAGTTCTGGGCCTTCTGGCCTCCGGGGCCATTTCTGGTATAAGACATCATTCTACTTCTGCTGAAGTATGAATGCAAACATGAGTGACccatgaaaatagaaatattcGTACGCAAAGCCCAGTAATAATAGCATCGACTGTATGTTTCTCTATGAATTGGCCGCCTCATGAAAGCTCATCTTATACGGCACATTTTCTCACCTTCTAGTTATTAGTTATTGGAAGCAAACAATATGGACCGTACCCTGCCCAGTGTCTTAAGTATAGTATTGCACACATATGGCAAGAACAAACTACTTTTCATCCTTGCCACACTGTAAAATCTCCGCACTGTTGCCTTTAATGGCTCTATGAACATCTTTTCTTGTGCATTTCTACTTGATCTTACATAATAGACTAATCTAGTCATGATTTTGTTATGTGTATCTTATATAACAACTGACCATGGAAATATGGAATCCAAGGTGATAAAATTGCTGCACTTTCACACCTTGTATTCTGATGTGGGAATTTGTGCTGCATTATTGTCATCATTGATTGGAATTCCTGCTTCTTATGTTGAACATAAGAATCTCGGAGTATCCCGGAGCCAATTGCAGATTCAGTCCAAGCTTCCATGCAGATATAACAACTTGTGTTTTTTCCTTAACGGAAATTTTCACCGTCACGGGTCATGGCAGTGGCTCTAGAAAGGTACGGATGGCATTTTATGTTATTTTGCACTTGCGATATGAGAAAAACAGAAATAGCATTAATTTATTGATGATATCAAAGGTTAGTTTGTTGTTGCTGTGATCTTTTCACTTCAGTTCTACTATGCATGATCCAATTAATTACTGTTTTGCAAGATACTGTGGAGCATGAAACAAGGTTTTCGGTTGACAGGTTGTCCTGAGTGATTAAAAGTCGCGAAGAATAAGCAAATTATCATTCCTTGATTTTAATGTGAAGATTTGATGATTGCGAGCTACTTGATTTTAGCTTTGAGAAATAGGTCTACTTTCCAACCTTAAGTATCCTCTCTGTAAGTCTTGTGAATTTACATGGATATTGCATATCATATGTGACGCTTATAGTAACGGCTATTGAGTTGGCTCAGATCATCTTCGAACTCGTGAAATCCTGAATTCTTGATGCTATATAATAGgtatttattttgttaaatcaaaGTCTGAATtattccctccgatccataatacttGTTGTGGCTTTAgttcaagttcaaatttgaactaaagccaCGAGAagtattatggatcagagggagtagtaaatTGCTCTAACTCAGGCCGTGTCTTTATTTTTTATACAGTGGACTATCTGACAATAGCTACAAGAAAGAAAGGGTTATATGAT contains:
- the LOC124702573 gene encoding uncharacterized protein LOC124702573 encodes the protein MLNIRISEYPGANCRFSPSFHADITTCVFSLTEIFTVTGHGSGSRKMFNDQDLGFFTNFLGIFIFVLVTAYHFVMADPKYEGN